A single region of the Musa acuminata AAA Group cultivar baxijiao chromosome BXJ1-11, Cavendish_Baxijiao_AAA, whole genome shotgun sequence genome encodes:
- the LOC135597686 gene encoding protein ENHANCED DISEASE RESISTANCE 2-like isoform X5 produces MSKVVYEGWMVRFGRRKIGRSFIHMRYFVLETRMLAYYKRKPQDIMLPIKTLLIDGNCRVEDRGLKMHHGHMVYVLCVYNKKEKYHQIMMAAFNIQEALIWKEKIELVIDQQDFITANGNKVYASIPYGPMADDGRNASSSDRESQCSPEEEEEESRPTLSRRITIGNGFPDSVPDWTCDVDSGLLSENNSDKVFSRKHWRLVRCQNGLRIFEELVEVDYLPRSCSKAMKAVGIMEATCESIFQLVMRMDGMRFEWDCSFQYGSLVEEVDGHTAILYHRLQLDWFPVFVWPRDLCYVRYWRRNDDGSYGGGFKISPLKTRNGRLRTQVQYLMQIDLKGWGVGYFPSFQQHCLIQMLNSVAGLREWFSQTDENYDVSKMPLMVNMTAETAPIKKDRKRKTQENSVQPNSSQYQMHGASRHHVMLDEDSDDDEDYKIPEPEQEVYPIKLENEINKAVLGEEPSASIDLSGFSGNLRRDDLDKSRNCWRISDGNNFRVRSKQFIYDKTKIPAGKHLMELVAVDWFKDVKRIDHVARRKGCAVQVASEKGLFSLVINVQVPASTHYSMVFYFVSKPLVPGSLLQLFVDGDDEYRNSRFKLIPAVPKGSWIVRQSVGSTPCLLGKAVDCTYIRGPDYLEIDVDIGSSTVANGVLGLVFGVITTLVVDMAFLVQANTYEELPERLIGAVRVSHVELSSALVPVLEASDPNV; encoded by the exons ATGTCGAAGGTGGTTTATGAGGGATGGATGGTCCGTTTCGGGAGGAGGAAGATCGGGCGCTCGTTCATCCATATGCGGTACTTCGTTCTCGAGACCAGAATGCTCGCGTACTACAAGAGGAAACCTCAGGATATCATG CTTCCGATCAAGACACTTCTCATAGATGGAAACTGCAGAGTGGAGGATAGGGGGCTTAAAATGCACCACGGACAT ATGGTGTATGTTTTATGTGTTTACAACAAGAAAGAGAAGTATCATCAGATTATG ATGGCAGCATTTAACATTCAGGAGGCTCTGATCTGGAAGGAGAAAATTGAACTTGTTATTGATCAG CAAGATTTCATAACAGCTAATGGAAACAAGGTATATGCTTCAATTCCATATGGACCTATGGCGGATGATGGAAGAAATGCTTCCTCCTCTGATCGGGAAAGTCA GTGTAgtcctgaagaagaagaagaagagagccgTCCTACTTTATCACGGAGAATAACCATAGGAAATG GTTTTCCTGATTCTGTACCTGATTGGACCTGTGATGTTGATTCAGGCTTGTTAAGTGAGAACAACTCTGATAAAGTCTTTTCTAGGAAACATTGGCGTCTTGTAAGATGCCAAAATG GGCTTCGAATCTTTGAGGAGCTTGTAGAAGTAGATTATCTT CCAAGGAGTTGTAGTAAAGCAATGAAGGCTGTTGGCATCATGGAAGCAACATGTGAATCTATATTCCAGCTTGTGATGAGAATGGATGGAATGCGATTTGA GTGGGATTGCAGCTTTCAGTATGGTAGTTTAGTTGAGGAGGTGGATGGACATACTGCAATACTCTACCATAGGCTGCAGCTGGACTGGTTTccagt GTTTGTGTGGCCTCGTGATCTATGTTATGTGCGTTATTGGAGACGTAATGATGATGGAAGTTATG GTGGGGGTTTCAAAATTTCCCCCCTAAAAACTCGCAATGGAAGACTGCGGACACAAGTACAATATCTTATGCAAATTGATCTGAAAGGATGGGGCGTTGGTTATTTCCCATCATTTCAGCAACATTGTTTGATTCAGATGTTGAACAGTGTTGCTG GGCTCCGTGAATGGTTCTCCCAAACAGATGAAAATTATGATGTCTCAAAGATGCCATTGATGGTCAATATGACTGCAGAAACAGCTCCTATTAAGAAGGATAGGAAAAGGAAAACACAGGAAAATTCTGTTCAGCCGAATTCTTCACAGTATCAAATGCATGGTGCTAGCAGACATCATGTAATGTTGGATGAAGActctgatgatgatgaagattataaaattccagAACCTGAACAAGAG GTTTATCCAATCAAACTTGAAAATGAGATTAATAAGGCTG TTTTGGGTGAGGAACCTTCAGCTTCAATTGATTTATCAGGATTTTCTGGCAACTTACGGCGTGATGACCTTGACAAAAGCCGTAATTGTTGGAGAATATCTGATGGGAACAATTTCAGAGTTCGAAGTAaacaattcatatatgacaagaccAAG ATTCCTGCAGGAAAGCATCTAATGGAGCTTGTAGCTGTTGATTGGTTCAAGGATGTCAAGCGAATCGACCATGTTGCTAGGCGAAAAGGTTGTGCAGTCCAA GTTGCCTCCGAGAAGGGACTATTCTCATTGGTGATAAATGTGCAA GTTCCAGCTTCGACTCATTATAGTATGGTCTTCTACTTTGTGTCAAAACCACTGGTTCCTGGATCACTACTGCAGCTTTTTGTTGATGGTGATGATGAGTACCGAAATAGTAGGTTCAAGCTTATTCCAGCCGTTCCCAAG GGCTCCTGGATTGTGCGCCAGAGTGTTGGAAGCACTCCCTGTTTATTAGGTAAAGCAGTTGACTGTACGTACATTCGTGGACCAGATTACCTGGAA ATTGATGTCGATATTGGTTCTTCTACGGTGGCTAATGGCGTTTTGGGGCTTGTTTTTGGTGTGATTACAACATTAGTAGTTGACATGGCTTTTCTTGTGCAG GCAAACACTTATGAGGAGCTTCCGGAACGGCTTATCGGTGCTGTCCGTGTATCCCATGTGGAGCTGTCATCTGCTCTAGTACCAGTTCTCGAAGCGAGTGATCCCAATGTATAA
- the LOC135597686 gene encoding protein ENHANCED DISEASE RESISTANCE 2-like isoform X10 has product MAAFNIQEALIWKEKIELVIDQQDFITANGNKVYASIPYGPMADDGRNASSSDRESQCSPEEEEEESRPTLSRRITIGNGFPDSVPDWTCDVDSGLLSENNSDKVFSRKHWRLVRCQNGLRIFEELVEVDYLPRSCSKAMKAVGIMEATCESIFQLVMRMDGMRFEWDCSFQYGSLVEEVDGHTAILYHRLQLDWFPVFVWPRDLCYVRYWRRNDDGSYGENVLAVVLFRSREHVNCSPQPGFVRAHVESGGFKISPLKTRNGRLRTQVQYLMQIDLKGWGVGYFPSFQQHCLIQMLNSVAGLREWFSQTDENYDVSKMPLMVNMTAETAPIKKDRKRKTQENSVQPNSSQYQMHGASRHHVMLDEDSDDDEDYKIPEPEQEVYPIKLENEINKAVLGEEPSASIDLSGFSGNLRRDDLDKSRNCWRISDGNNFRVRSKQFIYDKTKIPAGKHLMELVAVDWFKDVKRIDHVARRKGCAVQVASEKGLFSLVINVQVPASTHYSMVFYFVSKPLVPGSLLQLFVDGDDEYRNSRFKLIPAVPKGSWIVRQSVGSTPCLLGKAVDCTYIRGPDYLEIDVDIGSSTVANGVLGLVFGVITTLVVDMAFLVQANTYEELPERLIGAVRVSHVELSSALVPVLEASDPNV; this is encoded by the exons ATGGCAGCATTTAACATTCAGGAGGCTCTGATCTGGAAGGAGAAAATTGAACTTGTTATTGATCAG CAAGATTTCATAACAGCTAATGGAAACAAGGTATATGCTTCAATTCCATATGGACCTATGGCGGATGATGGAAGAAATGCTTCCTCCTCTGATCGGGAAAGTCA GTGTAgtcctgaagaagaagaagaagagagccgTCCTACTTTATCACGGAGAATAACCATAGGAAATG GTTTTCCTGATTCTGTACCTGATTGGACCTGTGATGTTGATTCAGGCTTGTTAAGTGAGAACAACTCTGATAAAGTCTTTTCTAGGAAACATTGGCGTCTTGTAAGATGCCAAAATG GGCTTCGAATCTTTGAGGAGCTTGTAGAAGTAGATTATCTT CCAAGGAGTTGTAGTAAAGCAATGAAGGCTGTTGGCATCATGGAAGCAACATGTGAATCTATATTCCAGCTTGTGATGAGAATGGATGGAATGCGATTTGA GTGGGATTGCAGCTTTCAGTATGGTAGTTTAGTTGAGGAGGTGGATGGACATACTGCAATACTCTACCATAGGCTGCAGCTGGACTGGTTTccagt GTTTGTGTGGCCTCGTGATCTATGTTATGTGCGTTATTGGAGACGTAATGATGATGGAAGTTATGGTGAGAAT GTTCTTGCAGTTGTTTTATTCCGATCAAGGGAGCATGTAAATTGTAGTCCACAGCCAGGATTCGTTAGAGCCCATGTTGAGA GTGGGGGTTTCAAAATTTCCCCCCTAAAAACTCGCAATGGAAGACTGCGGACACAAGTACAATATCTTATGCAAATTGATCTGAAAGGATGGGGCGTTGGTTATTTCCCATCATTTCAGCAACATTGTTTGATTCAGATGTTGAACAGTGTTGCTG GGCTCCGTGAATGGTTCTCCCAAACAGATGAAAATTATGATGTCTCAAAGATGCCATTGATGGTCAATATGACTGCAGAAACAGCTCCTATTAAGAAGGATAGGAAAAGGAAAACACAGGAAAATTCTGTTCAGCCGAATTCTTCACAGTATCAAATGCATGGTGCTAGCAGACATCATGTAATGTTGGATGAAGActctgatgatgatgaagattataaaattccagAACCTGAACAAGAG GTTTATCCAATCAAACTTGAAAATGAGATTAATAAGGCTG TTTTGGGTGAGGAACCTTCAGCTTCAATTGATTTATCAGGATTTTCTGGCAACTTACGGCGTGATGACCTTGACAAAAGCCGTAATTGTTGGAGAATATCTGATGGGAACAATTTCAGAGTTCGAAGTAaacaattcatatatgacaagaccAAG ATTCCTGCAGGAAAGCATCTAATGGAGCTTGTAGCTGTTGATTGGTTCAAGGATGTCAAGCGAATCGACCATGTTGCTAGGCGAAAAGGTTGTGCAGTCCAA GTTGCCTCCGAGAAGGGACTATTCTCATTGGTGATAAATGTGCAA GTTCCAGCTTCGACTCATTATAGTATGGTCTTCTACTTTGTGTCAAAACCACTGGTTCCTGGATCACTACTGCAGCTTTTTGTTGATGGTGATGATGAGTACCGAAATAGTAGGTTCAAGCTTATTCCAGCCGTTCCCAAG GGCTCCTGGATTGTGCGCCAGAGTGTTGGAAGCACTCCCTGTTTATTAGGTAAAGCAGTTGACTGTACGTACATTCGTGGACCAGATTACCTGGAA ATTGATGTCGATATTGGTTCTTCTACGGTGGCTAATGGCGTTTTGGGGCTTGTTTTTGGTGTGATTACAACATTAGTAGTTGACATGGCTTTTCTTGTGCAG GCAAACACTTATGAGGAGCTTCCGGAACGGCTTATCGGTGCTGTCCGTGTATCCCATGTGGAGCTGTCATCTGCTCTAGTACCAGTTCTCGAAGCGAGTGATCCCAATGTATAA
- the LOC135597686 gene encoding protein ENHANCED DISEASE RESISTANCE 2-like isoform X13 yields the protein MMCSPEEEEEESRPTLSRRITIGNGFPDSVPDWTCDVDSGLLSENNSDKVFSRKHWRLVRCQNGLRIFEELVEVDYLPRSCSKAMKAVGIMEATCESIFQLVMRMDGMRFEWDCSFQYGSLVEEVDGHTAILYHRLQLDWFPVFVWPRDLCYVRYWRRNDDGSYGENVLAVVLFRSREHVNCSPQPGFVRAHVESGGFKISPLKTRNGRLRTQVQYLMQIDLKGWGVGYFPSFQQHCLIQMLNSVAGLREWFSQTDENYDVSKMPLMVNMTAETAPIKKDRKRKTQENSVQPNSSQYQMHGASRHHVMLDEDSDDDEDYKIPEPEQEVYPIKLENEINKAVLGEEPSASIDLSGFSGNLRRDDLDKSRNCWRISDGNNFRVRSKQFIYDKTKIPAGKHLMELVAVDWFKDVKRIDHVARRKGCAVQVASEKGLFSLVINVQVPASTHYSMVFYFVSKPLVPGSLLQLFVDGDDEYRNSRFKLIPAVPKGSWIVRQSVGSTPCLLGKAVDCTYIRGPDYLEIDVDIGSSTVANGVLGLVFGVITTLVVDMAFLVQANTYEELPERLIGAVRVSHVELSSALVPVLEASDPNV from the exons ATGAT GTGTAgtcctgaagaagaagaagaagagagccgTCCTACTTTATCACGGAGAATAACCATAGGAAATG GTTTTCCTGATTCTGTACCTGATTGGACCTGTGATGTTGATTCAGGCTTGTTAAGTGAGAACAACTCTGATAAAGTCTTTTCTAGGAAACATTGGCGTCTTGTAAGATGCCAAAATG GGCTTCGAATCTTTGAGGAGCTTGTAGAAGTAGATTATCTT CCAAGGAGTTGTAGTAAAGCAATGAAGGCTGTTGGCATCATGGAAGCAACATGTGAATCTATATTCCAGCTTGTGATGAGAATGGATGGAATGCGATTTGA GTGGGATTGCAGCTTTCAGTATGGTAGTTTAGTTGAGGAGGTGGATGGACATACTGCAATACTCTACCATAGGCTGCAGCTGGACTGGTTTccagt GTTTGTGTGGCCTCGTGATCTATGTTATGTGCGTTATTGGAGACGTAATGATGATGGAAGTTATGGTGAGAAT GTTCTTGCAGTTGTTTTATTCCGATCAAGGGAGCATGTAAATTGTAGTCCACAGCCAGGATTCGTTAGAGCCCATGTTGAGA GTGGGGGTTTCAAAATTTCCCCCCTAAAAACTCGCAATGGAAGACTGCGGACACAAGTACAATATCTTATGCAAATTGATCTGAAAGGATGGGGCGTTGGTTATTTCCCATCATTTCAGCAACATTGTTTGATTCAGATGTTGAACAGTGTTGCTG GGCTCCGTGAATGGTTCTCCCAAACAGATGAAAATTATGATGTCTCAAAGATGCCATTGATGGTCAATATGACTGCAGAAACAGCTCCTATTAAGAAGGATAGGAAAAGGAAAACACAGGAAAATTCTGTTCAGCCGAATTCTTCACAGTATCAAATGCATGGTGCTAGCAGACATCATGTAATGTTGGATGAAGActctgatgatgatgaagattataaaattccagAACCTGAACAAGAG GTTTATCCAATCAAACTTGAAAATGAGATTAATAAGGCTG TTTTGGGTGAGGAACCTTCAGCTTCAATTGATTTATCAGGATTTTCTGGCAACTTACGGCGTGATGACCTTGACAAAAGCCGTAATTGTTGGAGAATATCTGATGGGAACAATTTCAGAGTTCGAAGTAaacaattcatatatgacaagaccAAG ATTCCTGCAGGAAAGCATCTAATGGAGCTTGTAGCTGTTGATTGGTTCAAGGATGTCAAGCGAATCGACCATGTTGCTAGGCGAAAAGGTTGTGCAGTCCAA GTTGCCTCCGAGAAGGGACTATTCTCATTGGTGATAAATGTGCAA GTTCCAGCTTCGACTCATTATAGTATGGTCTTCTACTTTGTGTCAAAACCACTGGTTCCTGGATCACTACTGCAGCTTTTTGTTGATGGTGATGATGAGTACCGAAATAGTAGGTTCAAGCTTATTCCAGCCGTTCCCAAG GGCTCCTGGATTGTGCGCCAGAGTGTTGGAAGCACTCCCTGTTTATTAGGTAAAGCAGTTGACTGTACGTACATTCGTGGACCAGATTACCTGGAA ATTGATGTCGATATTGGTTCTTCTACGGTGGCTAATGGCGTTTTGGGGCTTGTTTTTGGTGTGATTACAACATTAGTAGTTGACATGGCTTTTCTTGTGCAG GCAAACACTTATGAGGAGCTTCCGGAACGGCTTATCGGTGCTGTCCGTGTATCCCATGTGGAGCTGTCATCTGCTCTAGTACCAGTTCTCGAAGCGAGTGATCCCAATGTATAA
- the LOC135597686 gene encoding protein ENHANCED DISEASE RESISTANCE 2-like isoform X11 — protein sequence MLDNYKEPIPVLNFWILCSPEEEEEESRPTLSRRITIGNGFPDSVPDWTCDVDSGLLSENNSDKVFSRKHWRLVRCQNGLRIFEELVEVDYLPRSCSKAMKAVGIMEATCESIFQLVMRMDGMRFEWDCSFQYGSLVEEVDGHTAILYHRLQLDWFPVFVWPRDLCYVRYWRRNDDGSYGENVLAVVLFRSREHVNCSPQPGFVRAHVESGGFKISPLKTRNGRLRTQVQYLMQIDLKGWGVGYFPSFQQHCLIQMLNSVAGLREWFSQTDENYDVSKMPLMVNMTAETAPIKKDRKRKTQENSVQPNSSQYQMHGASRHHVMLDEDSDDDEDYKIPEPEQEVYPIKLENEINKAVLGEEPSASIDLSGFSGNLRRDDLDKSRNCWRISDGNNFRVRSKQFIYDKTKIPAGKHLMELVAVDWFKDVKRIDHVARRKGCAVQVASEKGLFSLVINVQVPASTHYSMVFYFVSKPLVPGSLLQLFVDGDDEYRNSRFKLIPAVPKGSWIVRQSVGSTPCLLGKAVDCTYIRGPDYLEIDVDIGSSTVANGVLGLVFGVITTLVVDMAFLVQANTYEELPERLIGAVRVSHVELSSALVPVLEASDPNV from the exons ATGCTTGATAATTATAAGGAACCTATTCCTGTTCTTAACTTTTGGATATT GTGTAgtcctgaagaagaagaagaagagagccgTCCTACTTTATCACGGAGAATAACCATAGGAAATG GTTTTCCTGATTCTGTACCTGATTGGACCTGTGATGTTGATTCAGGCTTGTTAAGTGAGAACAACTCTGATAAAGTCTTTTCTAGGAAACATTGGCGTCTTGTAAGATGCCAAAATG GGCTTCGAATCTTTGAGGAGCTTGTAGAAGTAGATTATCTT CCAAGGAGTTGTAGTAAAGCAATGAAGGCTGTTGGCATCATGGAAGCAACATGTGAATCTATATTCCAGCTTGTGATGAGAATGGATGGAATGCGATTTGA GTGGGATTGCAGCTTTCAGTATGGTAGTTTAGTTGAGGAGGTGGATGGACATACTGCAATACTCTACCATAGGCTGCAGCTGGACTGGTTTccagt GTTTGTGTGGCCTCGTGATCTATGTTATGTGCGTTATTGGAGACGTAATGATGATGGAAGTTATGGTGAGAAT GTTCTTGCAGTTGTTTTATTCCGATCAAGGGAGCATGTAAATTGTAGTCCACAGCCAGGATTCGTTAGAGCCCATGTTGAGA GTGGGGGTTTCAAAATTTCCCCCCTAAAAACTCGCAATGGAAGACTGCGGACACAAGTACAATATCTTATGCAAATTGATCTGAAAGGATGGGGCGTTGGTTATTTCCCATCATTTCAGCAACATTGTTTGATTCAGATGTTGAACAGTGTTGCTG GGCTCCGTGAATGGTTCTCCCAAACAGATGAAAATTATGATGTCTCAAAGATGCCATTGATGGTCAATATGACTGCAGAAACAGCTCCTATTAAGAAGGATAGGAAAAGGAAAACACAGGAAAATTCTGTTCAGCCGAATTCTTCACAGTATCAAATGCATGGTGCTAGCAGACATCATGTAATGTTGGATGAAGActctgatgatgatgaagattataaaattccagAACCTGAACAAGAG GTTTATCCAATCAAACTTGAAAATGAGATTAATAAGGCTG TTTTGGGTGAGGAACCTTCAGCTTCAATTGATTTATCAGGATTTTCTGGCAACTTACGGCGTGATGACCTTGACAAAAGCCGTAATTGTTGGAGAATATCTGATGGGAACAATTTCAGAGTTCGAAGTAaacaattcatatatgacaagaccAAG ATTCCTGCAGGAAAGCATCTAATGGAGCTTGTAGCTGTTGATTGGTTCAAGGATGTCAAGCGAATCGACCATGTTGCTAGGCGAAAAGGTTGTGCAGTCCAA GTTGCCTCCGAGAAGGGACTATTCTCATTGGTGATAAATGTGCAA GTTCCAGCTTCGACTCATTATAGTATGGTCTTCTACTTTGTGTCAAAACCACTGGTTCCTGGATCACTACTGCAGCTTTTTGTTGATGGTGATGATGAGTACCGAAATAGTAGGTTCAAGCTTATTCCAGCCGTTCCCAAG GGCTCCTGGATTGTGCGCCAGAGTGTTGGAAGCACTCCCTGTTTATTAGGTAAAGCAGTTGACTGTACGTACATTCGTGGACCAGATTACCTGGAA ATTGATGTCGATATTGGTTCTTCTACGGTGGCTAATGGCGTTTTGGGGCTTGTTTTTGGTGTGATTACAACATTAGTAGTTGACATGGCTTTTCTTGTGCAG GCAAACACTTATGAGGAGCTTCCGGAACGGCTTATCGGTGCTGTCCGTGTATCCCATGTGGAGCTGTCATCTGCTCTAGTACCAGTTCTCGAAGCGAGTGATCCCAATGTATAA